GGGGGCAGATGGCTTGGGTTCCAACCCCAGCTTTAACTTTGTTGAGCTCTGGGCAAACCACAGTATTTCCTgtagcttcagtttccccatttggtATATGAGGCGTAAAATAGCATATGCCACCTAGAATTGttttgagaactaaatgagatcATCTGTGTCTTGTGTATAACACGAGTTTGCCCCAAAGTGAGCATTCAAAACACCTTTGATGCGTAAGTTGTTTTCAAGGTtttgctactttatttttttgtctctttagatGATTTTATTAGGATAAAGTTCCAGGGGAGGAATTACCGGCCTCCTAAAATAGATTGCCAAATTGCTTTTAAAAGGGCCCGGCTCTCTTAAAAGGGCACCTGCGCCCTGTTTGGtgatcctgggggtggggggaggtgaggggaaaTGGAAGGTCGGGGGAGCGGGGGAGTGGGGGcgtgctgggagggagggaacagGCGGCGAGAGGAAACGCGCAGCGGGGCTCAGTTGAGCAAAGAAGGCGCTCTCACCAGCGCAATGGCCACCTCGGTTGGGGACACGTGGGGCGCCGTGGCCTCCTCTCGGAACAGCAGGACTGGCACGAGGTGTCTGGGCGGTGATGCAACTTTGGGCCCTGCAGGTTAGGGCTGCCGCTGCCGCAGGCCACCATGGACCGCACAGACCCAGAGGGTCGCCAAGCACAAAGAACAATGTCTCTAGAAAACTCCAATGCTAACTCAACAGGGAAGACCCCACGGGTGGCTTTCAGCCATGCAAGTGAATCTTCCAACCGCATTATGAAACCATCAACGACTCCAGTTTCCTCAGTCTCAAAGAATGGGACAGTCACCACCGTGAAACCCATAGTAACATCTAAAATGACAACACCAGGGGTCTCAACAGATATAACTTCCACCACCTTAGAGTCTACACCCCAAATAACAAGTGTTTCAAAAAACATCCCGGATGTCAATCAACATCCACAATGACTACAACCCACAGTAGTTCGGTGACatttgtttcttcatcagtaacaATTACAGCAACTATTAActctaaagaaaataagagatCAAAATCTGATACTGGCAGCTTTGTTGGTAGTATTGTATTAAATTATGGAATTTAATCTATGCTTTACATTGGATGCAAAATATACTATTCAAGAAGAGGCATTTGTTATATACCCATCTGTGAACATGATGCCATCATTTAAGGAAATCCAAGAACCaatggaaaggagaaagattGATGCAGCCCAGTCAATtaactttgttttattgttaGTTTAAAACAATATTCTCTTCTTGAAAATAGCATTAACAAGCCAGTGCATATAATGTACAATGTATTATATGAATATGTAAAGCTTCCTCACGATTACTAAAGGCAAAAaggagttggatttttttttttttttttttttgcttttttttggccacgcggcatgcaggatcccagtttcccaaccagggatggaacccgtgccccctgcagtggaagcgcagtcgtaaccactggactgacaagAAAGTCCctggtttgacttttttttttttagctgtgttgggccttcgttgctgtgagctggctttctctagttgcggtgagcaggggctactcttcgttgcagtgcgcaggcttctcgttgtggcttctcttgttgcaaagcaagggctctaggcgcgcaggcttcagtagttgtggcacgtgggtttcagtagttgtggctcgtgggctctagagctcaggctcagtagttgtggcacacgggcttagttgctccgtggcatgtgggatcttcctggaccagggctcgaacccgtgtcccctgcattggcagctggattcttttttttttttttttttNNNNNNNNNNNNNNNNNNNNNNNNNNNNNNNNNNNNNNNNNNNNNNNNNNNNNNNNNNNNNNNNNNNNNNNNNNNNNNNNNNNNNNNNNNNNNNNNNNNNNNNNNNNNNNNNNNNNNNNNNNNNNNNNNNNNNNNNNNNNNNNNNNNNNNNNNNNNNNNNNNNNNNNNNNNNNNNNNNNNNNNNNNNNNNNNNNNNNNNNNNNNNNNNNNNNNNNNNNNNNNNNNNNNNNNNNNNNNNNNNNNNNNNNNNNNNNNNNNNNNNNNNNNNNNNNNNNNNNNNNNNNNNNNNNNNNNNNNNNNNNNNNNNNNNgcagctccgcggcatgtgggatcttcccggaccgggacacgaacccgtatcccctgcatcggcaggcggactctcaaccactgcgccaccagggaagccccaaaccaggTTTTAAGCATAATTTTAGTTTCAATGTCTCTTCAGAATGCATcagttattttatatgttttaaagcttagtacttgttttttgtttttttttttttgcgcacgcgcgtgtgcgtgtgtgtgtgtgttcaccacgaggcttgtgggatcttagttccctgaccagggatggaacccgtgtcccttgcagtggaagtgcagagtcctaaccaccactggaccaccaggtaattcCCAAAACTTATTACTTGGTTTAGAAACAAAAcacataccaaaaacaaaaacaaaaaacccagataaACCCAGAAACAATACCTGGGTTTAACTCTGTTAGAGAGCTGTTGGAGagtctgtatttttattaataacttCTTTTGAGCATTCCATGACAGTTGATATAATTTCAGTGAATTGCAATGTTTAACATGCTAATGTTTTAAAGACTTAGTTGTCAGTATTAAATAATAAGTTGGATTATTTGGTACCGTGAGAATATTGTCACCACTGCATACTGCTTCATTTCATACTTAGCTGTTAATTTCATATTTGGTGAATATTTTTAAGAGCTGTAGAGCTGCTTTCTATATCTGAAAATGTTTGGTGTAATGGAAACAcacttaaattaaaagaaaaaagaaaagcccatcATATGATTTCCAAAACAACACTTAGAATTCTGAGCTACTGATGAATGCTGTGTTTATCAAGCCAGGGATTGTGGGGCTGCTAAACCTACAGGATGAAAATGCTGCATTTTCATTCACTGTTCATTTTACTCAAAGATTTGGGGAGACAGCATTTTTGTACTAAAACACCAGTGTAGTTTGGAATCGATTCTTATGAAGTTTTAAAGCAGGAATTTTTAAGACAGGAAGCATCCTACTTCTTTATGTGGGTCTCCTTCAGATAGCGCCTCTCCCTCCCTTGCTGAAGAGGAGGCACTTCCAGATGTATTATGTTAATGGGGAGAAAAAGCACAGTATTGTAGGGACACCGGATATAAGCCAATGTATTTTgcaatgttttcagttttatagtttatattgGAGCGTTCAAAACTCAGGGTCAAATTTTGACAAAAGAGGTATTTAGTCATACTGACTACTGAGCTAGTATTTCTTCTATCTTAGATGGTTAAAGCAAATCGCACCAATTTTTGATAGTCCAAAAAGGAGCTGAGAATTATAATGaacatgcatttacatttaataggAATTAAAGGTGACTCTTGTGATCagcttttaattttcagagaatgaaaattctctgaattttcaagagaattttgaaaatattatatcaaGAATTTTGATATAAAAGGatcatttcgggcttccctggtggcgcagtggttgcgcgtccgcctgccgatgcaggggaaccgggttcgcgccccggtctgggaggatcccacatgccgcggagcggctgggcccgtgagccatggccgcggggcctgcgcgtgcggagcctgtgctccgcagcgggagaggccgcagcagagggaggcccgcataccacaaaaaaataaaataaaaataaataaataaataaataaataaataaaaggatcatTTCTACTCACTGTGCATTATGGCTGATTGATATGATGAATATAGgtgataaaaattattcaaaatatggATATGATCGGATGTATGTAGTGTGGAGAAACATTATTAAACACATGTGGTTACATTGGTTTGAAAAGAGATGTGACTGATAGGTAAGTTGCCCCAACTGATCTTTCAACCactgctttcacttctttggaaaatatacttaAGATATATTTCATAGTAATGGGACccttttaaatttaacttgttTCGTctcctgcattcttttttttttacttgtaataTAGTTTTATTATCACATTTCAATTATTAAACAATGAAATTTCCAAACAGATATCCCACagaactaccttttttttttcagtaaaaatgttACACTACTATGGTTGCTTCTCACATTCAATGTTTGCCCTATATTCAAGTTTCTGGTAAATCAACTGTAAGTTGAAATTCTGTTTCTGAGACATTTTCTGGCATACTAGGCAGTGCATTAAAAAAGAGATGATAGTGCATTTAGtctttaataatgttttaagCATCTCAATATAATTAACAACCATTCAAAACGAAAGTGCAAACGCACAAATGAAAGAGAACAAGTTTCTAAGCCTATAATGCATCTTATAGGATATAAATCCATACAACTGCAAACAGCAATGTTCTCCTGCATTCTTGATATTTCAGTGCTTCAAGTCAGTCAGAACATTGTGGACAGGCCTGAAATTTTCTTGAATACTTGTTTCTTTAGCATTTTGAAGATATAAAACCACTTTTTAAGTACTAAATGTCATTATTTGCCTATAAAGTTTCCTGTGCTTTGGGTTTGAAATAATTTAGTTATCTCTTTCCTCTGCATATAAGTTGTATAATTTGTTACTTTCAAATACCAGTACTTCAAcgcagccatttttttttttttttggttatctgCAAAAATTGAGGAAAACAGTGATGCAAACCAGAATTTCACTTTGGAGAACATTTCCTCAACATCACTTTATCTTCCTAATTATGTTTATTTAAGCAAATGTTCAATCTTGTTTGCATTCTTTGAGAATGTGTTTACTTGAAGTTAAAATCAATGTAGGTATATGTCTAAATATTAGGCAGAATCCAatctatgattttaaaatgtccttggataatctataaaatgaataattcaaaTACAGATAAATGAGAGTTGGCAGTATATTATAgtgataattttgtatttttcaggaaaaaaattaaagcaaattcctgttaacttttttattataatgaCCAGCTTTTGGTATTTCATTGTTACTGATatctatttttagaataaaattgtgctctccatcttaaaaaaaatgcttttaaaagggCTATGTCAGTTACAATGTCACCAGCAAATTGTGTAAATACTGGTTTTGtcacatctttgccagcactgACCATTATAATTATTCTTAGTGTCTCATAGTTGACTTAGTTTTTGTTCCTTTCACAGCATAGGTGAACAGGGTGTGCCAATAAGTATAAGTTCATCAGGACTGAGGAGGGATCGTTTCTTTGAAGAGGgaacttagaaagaaaaacacGTACACACACTTTGTAAATATCCTGAAAATTGAGGATGTTGTTCTTGTCCACTGCAGCTTCTTATCTTTTCTGAGACATCCATTTCTATATAGCTTGTTCAGTTCCCTTGGCTTTGACGCTTGTAGATCTGGAATGTGGAAGTATCctgaatgatgatgatgatttaaCAGCTTGAGATAAACTTTTGATGAAATTTCAGATCGATTTCTATGTCTCTTTGAATATGCATTTTCTCATGAAAACTTTCCAAGTCAGAGGAGAAGCTGAAATTTCTCTAGAAAATTATTGAAGATGAtgagactcagtttctccatctgtaaaatgggagagggAGGTTGGGATGAGGTAATGTCCAAAGAGAAGCTTCATGGGTTTGCAAAGACCTGCAAGAACTTGGTTGGCAAAACATGTCTTGAGACGAGGAGGATTTAATCCAAGAACAAACAGCGTTGTGATTCTTGATGTCCTGCTTGTTCATCCCAGGAAATTATCAAATGACAAGGAGTTAAGTAACCAAGAGAAGGGAAGTGGAACTAGAGTAGACCAGAAGCCATAGATCCACTCTTCTCCATGCCCAATCACATCGTTAGAGATATTGAGAGGGACTCTGAGTTGCCCATTCTCCAGGATCTGGGAGTTCAAGCCAATTTTACTTAACTTCCCAAGAATGACTGTTTGCTCCATCTTGGCAACCccttgcttttttcccttcctttaatCTATCATTTACATGATTTTGCATTCTTCTTTGGCATTTTTACTTGCTACTATCTGTCTCCCTTACTAGAGTATAAACTCTCTGAAGGTAGGGAATACATCTGTCTCATTCATTGTTGTATCTCTAGTTTCTGGATGATGCTAGatgttcaagaaatattaatGCAGTGACAGGTGACCCTAGTGGGCTGGAGATGTGGGGGACATCCAGGCTGCCAAGTCACAGGTTACATACattcatttcctttctaaaaatgaTCCTCTAC
This sequence is a window from Physeter macrocephalus isolate SW-GA chromosome 3, ASM283717v5, whole genome shotgun sequence. Protein-coding genes within it:
- the LOC112065302 gene encoding LOW QUALITY PROTEIN: porimin-like (The sequence of the model RefSeq protein was modified relative to this genomic sequence to represent the inferred CDS: deleted 2 bases in 1 codon; substituted 1 base at 1 genomic stop codon); this translates as MDRTDPEGRQAQRTMSLENSNANSTGKTPRVAFSHASESSNRIMKPSTTPVSSVSKNGTVTTVKPIVTSKMTTPGVSTDITSTTLESTPQITSVSKNIPDVSTSTMTTTHSSSVTFVSSSVTITATINSKENKRSKSDTGSFVGSIVLNYGIXSMLYIGCKIYYSRRGICYIPICEHDAII